A DNA window from Xanthomonas campestris pv. campestris str. ATCC 33913 contains the following coding sequences:
- a CDS encoding dihydrofolate reductase family protein — translation MRELKLMMSVSLDGFVSGPAGEIDWMFSGDQAAIAWKVETAWNASLHLMGSRTFQGMASFWPTATSPFAAPMNQIPKAVCSAQGPAVLEVARASLAAARAQLSTLPGAQLQAGADSWANATVASGPLADAIAALRTQDGKPIIAHGGAAFARSLIAHNLADEYVLGVYPILLGKGVPIFNDLPAPRPLTLVSTHTFPSGFMAQTYRPA, via the coding sequence ATGCGTGAGCTGAAATTGATGATGTCGGTGTCGCTGGATGGGTTTGTCAGCGGTCCGGCGGGCGAGATCGACTGGATGTTCAGTGGCGACCAGGCGGCCATTGCCTGGAAGGTGGAAACCGCCTGGAATGCCAGCTTGCATCTGATGGGCAGCCGGACATTCCAGGGCATGGCCAGCTTCTGGCCGACGGCCACCTCGCCGTTTGCCGCGCCGATGAACCAGATCCCCAAAGCCGTGTGTTCGGCACAGGGCCCGGCGGTGCTGGAGGTGGCCCGCGCATCACTCGCCGCTGCGCGCGCGCAACTGAGTACCCTGCCGGGCGCGCAGCTGCAGGCCGGCGCGGACAGCTGGGCCAATGCCACGGTCGCCAGCGGCCCGTTGGCCGATGCAATCGCCGCGCTCAGGACCCAGGACGGCAAACCGATCATTGCCCACGGCGGCGCCGCCTTCGCGCGCAGCCTCATCGCCCACAACCTCGCAGACGAATATGTGTTGGGCGTTTACCCGATCCTGCTGGGCAAGGGCGTGCCGATCTTCAACGACCTGCCGGCCCCCAGGCCGCTCACGCTGGTGAGCACCCACACCTTCCCCAGCGGCTTCATGGCGCAAACGTATCGGCCTGCGTAG
- a CDS encoding response regulator transcription factor codes for MADLTGRERDVLGLLAEGLADKEIAQQLGVSPNTVRNHVAALYSKIDVHSRGEAIVWARERGFAGRPAKKPARKP; via the coding sequence GTGGCCGACCTCACGGGCCGCGAGCGCGATGTGCTGGGCCTGCTCGCCGAAGGCCTGGCCGACAAGGAGATCGCGCAGCAACTGGGTGTGTCGCCCAACACGGTGCGCAACCATGTGGCCGCGCTGTATTCCAAGATCGACGTGCATAGCCGCGGCGAAGCCATTGTCTGGGCGCGTGAGCGTGGTTTTGCCGGCCGCCCGGCAAAGAAACCTGCACGCAAGCCGTGA
- a CDS encoding CsbD family protein — protein MDKNRIEGAAKQVKGSVKEAIGRVTGDKSTELEGAAEKNIGKVQRKAGELADDVRDATKSTR, from the coding sequence ATGGATAAGAACCGTATCGAAGGCGCCGCCAAGCAGGTCAAGGGCTCGGTGAAGGAAGCCATCGGCCGTGTCACCGGCGACAAGAGCACCGAACTGGAAGGCGCCGCCGAAAAGAATATCGGCAAGGTGCAGCGCAAGGCCGGCGAACTCGCCGACGACGTGCGCGACGCGACCAAGTCCACCAGGTAA